From Schizosaccharomyces pombe strain 972h- genome assembly, chromosome: II, the proteins below share one genomic window:
- the ntu1 gene encoding regulatory protein ntu1: MSSGDVSRRQRVSRACDECHRRKIKCDQRRPCSNCIAYNYECTYGQPFKRLRHAPEKYIEFLELRLKYLRGLAEESDPNLKLPSFLAPPNDKDSPVNQSPWKRSDSSKRSSSQDEFESLFDRYGQLSLKDDGKADFRGSSSGFVFMKNIHQNIARNSTVPNPVQESNSSSSQPDPLSFPYLPPTPAEDEHKKPPLKIQLPPYEEALSIVSQFFMNDHFLVHIHHPASFFEKMHMYYKTGKTDNNFHFLLVATLCLGYTYMPDESPSANYPYHEAYEYYYYIRSSFSWEDSYTIEVVQILLSVALFALFSSRLSQAYTFTNNALLCCHELGLHKDFSDVLTSHESRLSKRVFYSVYVLACYTSTIVGLPLSIEDVDIDQSLPNSFDFTLENDQVPPRLIASECTSLEVFIQHITLSRILSHFVRKVYPVKSPSDSHCKVSLPAVRDHEEKLTYWWKNLPSYLKMSEVPKFSPKWIQAIILELKFRQIELIFYRPFIHSISTPIDNQNGSPMKPANFALKCAQSAERVVFLLQELAKSPNTPKLFFNLYSGYYALMTLTYCATLTKDDANKSNNFITKARLGFHCLQMIYRESTYYSTIMEAIKNLLIAYDMNSSGTENLDATPDVTGQLPNNFSQRTSNIPREFPQAQIFYSDAPYPGYYNPAQFQNAPTNFPMPTYGGRTQDQSYPRQNGYPSYSDGNVYPHDRVMINYGSSMPTANGFYVPNTYSPVPFPYNTSYPPYMSPTSNMPQAFQAYSQYPYQHPPFPLSEQMLPLPTSGVMMAPGAAKSGMPYPFIQPPSMTNQVAYPTVRDGSNNSPDHPSSSNSKRTE, encoded by the exons CCTTGCTCGAATTGCATAGCATATAACTATG AATGTACTTATGGTCAACCTTTTAAGCGATTACGGCATGCTCCTGAGAAGTATATAGAATTTTTGGAGCTTCGATTGAAATATCTGAGGGGACTGGCTGAAGAAAGCGATCCAAATTTAAAGTTGCCATCATTTCTGGCTCCTCCAAATGACAAAGATTCTCCTGTGAACCAATCTCCTTGGAAACGCTCTGATTCCTCTAAAAGAAGCTCGTCACAGGACGAGTTTGAAAGCTTATTCGACCGGTATGGACAATTGAGTTTAAAAGATGATGGGAAAGCCGACTTTCGTGGAAGTTCCTCTGGCTTTGTctttatgaaaaatatacatCAAAACATTGCGAGGAATTCTACGGTTCCCAATCCTGTCCAAGAATCtaattcatcttcttctcAGCCAGATCCTTTATCTTTTCCGTATCTTCCACCCACCCCTGCCGAAGATGAACATAAAAAACCGCCTCTCAAAATTCAGCTACCTCCATATGAGGAGGCTCTTTCTATTGTTagccaattttttatgaatgaCCATTTTTTGGTACATATTCATCATCCTGCATCTTTCTTTGAGAAGATGCATATGTATTACAAAACTGGCAAGACTGATAacaattttcattttttacttgTCGCTACATTGTGCTTGGGTTACACCTATATGCCCGATGAATCTCCTAGTGCTAACTATCCTTATCATGAAGCTTACGAGTATTACTATTACATTCggtcttcattttcatgGGAAGATAGTTATACGATTGAAGTTGTGCAAATTTTATTGTCTGTTGCgctttttgctttgttCAGTTCCCGACTTTCTCAAGCTTATACGTTCACGAATAATGCGTTATTGTGTTGCCACGAATTGGGATTGCACAAGGATTTTTCAGACGTTCTCACATCTCATGAATCTCGGTTATCCAAACGGGTATTTTATTCTGTGTACGTTTTGGCTTGTTACACCAGTACAATTGTTGGTCTTCCTCTCAGTATTGAGGACGTTGATATTGATCAATCGTTACCcaattcttttgatttcacATTAGAAAATGACCAGGTTCCTCCACGATTAATAGCATCAGAATGCACTAGCTTGGAAGTTTTTATACAACACATAACGCTTTCTCGTATTTTAAGTCATTTTGTAAGGAAAGTGTATCCAGTCAAATCGCCCTCTGACTCACACTGTAAAGTTTCATTACCAGCTGTTCGTGATCatgaagaaaaacttaCATATTGGTGGAAAAACTTACCttcttatttaaaaatgagcgaagttccaaaattttcacCCAAATGGATCCAAGCAATAATACTGGAATTGAAATTCAGGCAAATAGAACTCATTTTCTATCGCCCTTTTATTCACAGTATTAGTACACCAATTGATAATCAGAATGGGTCGCCAATGAAACCTGcaaattttgctttaaagTGTGCACAATCTGCGGAGCgtgttgtttttttgttacaGGAATTGGCCAAATCTCCAAATACTCCCAAACtgtttttcaatttgtatTCTGGATACTACGCGTTAATGACCTTGACATATTGTGCTACTTTGACGAAGGACGATGCCAATAAATCTAATAATTTCATAACTAAGGCAAGATTAGGATTTCATTGTCTACAAATGATATACCGCGAATCCACTTACTATAGTACAATAATGGAGGCAATCAAGAACTTGCTAATTGCGTATGATATGAACTCATCTGGTACTGAAAATTTGGATGCGACCCCGGATGTTACAGGACAACTACCAAACAACTTTTCGCAGAGAACTAGTAATATACCTAGAGAGTTTCCGCAAgcacaaatattttattcagATGCTCCTTACCCAGGTTACTATAATCCTGCCCAGTTTCAAAATGCACCAACAAATTTCCCTATGCCTACGTATGGTGGGCGTACACAGGATCAATCTTATCCTAGACAAAACGGATATCCTTCCTATTCTGATGGTAATGTATACCCTCATGATAGGGTTATGATTAATTATGGTTCTTCAATGCCAACAGCGAATGGTTTTTATGTTCCGAACACCTATTCTCCAGTACCTTTCCCGTATAATACTTCATACCCTCCATACATGAGTCCAACTTCGAATATGCCTCAGGCTTTCCAAGCATATTCACAGTATCCTTACCAGCACCCGCCTTTTCCCTTGTCAGAACAAATGCTACCACTGCCTACTTCAGGGGTTATGATGGCACCTGGAGCTGCAAAATCTGGCATGCCGTATCCCTTCATTCAACCACCTTCCATGACTAACCAAGTTGCTTATCCTACTGTCCGAGATGGTTCTAATAATTCTCCTGACCATCCAAGTTCCTCAAACTCTAAAAGAACCGAGTGA
- a CDS encoding transcription factor translates to MVGKSKNRAHKNIRARSCLRCRRRKVKCDRQYPCSRCKESEESCTYGVNEQAVQLLEEPLSRPITRETDSSAHQETRTRLEENNLPKTQKFGFVDWKTILKSSAEFQGIVQRDPESRLREALETDPKLKKRLECILETIPPWDVCESLLKVYANTFNVTNYILDFEQADKLLSDLKNSNHVFATSIILIVTAIAVALSLESFPSNIERYFSAVNHSAIELSDALNSKIDDFLNEEVIFRLWRNIDRIRLHAIRAQLCMRNQFRSMNTDLCYAIHYACFVNPIFQNTDTEYEANMEVWLSICEIDALECVLRSCQPWVQHDIYGKLLSQRKMGSDVISYEFHSLLGQLLTCGLEIYKAIHTSTVNEFVNSIQFYESQLSLVLMEIESKFSNIDGSDIHFRYLFLKTVFWTVRKNLYQGFITVSRTLVPNYPDIVQKLGQTSIQLSRLISNSMDCFEKYGWLKAMLILVTHTFLIIHVCSERGYDVPKDFWNVTASVQATLEEKKYPGIVWERIHYVLNIYTTINSVEPELSEDHGDLDDQNLFQVFTDIFDFNFNFPLPNL, encoded by the coding sequence ATGGTTGGGAAATCTAAAAATAGGGCCCACAAAAATATTCGAGCTAGATCTTGTCTGAGATGCAGGCGCCGAAAAGTCAAATGTGACCGCCAATATCCTTGTTCTCGATGTAAAGAGAGTGAAGAATCATGTACATATGGAGTAAACGAGCAAGCAGTCCAACTTCTTGAAGAACCTTTAAGCCGACCAATTACTAGAGAAACAGATAGTTCTGCTCATCAAGAGACTCGGACGCGTTTGGAAGAAAACAACCTCCCTAAAACCCAGAAGTTTGGATTCGTAGACTGgaaaacaattttgaaatcttcGGCTGAATTTCAAGGTATTGTTCAGAGAGATCCAGAATCACGTTTAAGAGAAGCTTTAGAAACGGATcctaaattgaaaaaacgaTTAGAATGTATTTTAGAAACTATCCCTCCTTGGGATGTATGCGAAAGccttttaaaagtttatgCTAATACTTTTAATGTAacaaattatattttagaTTTTGAGCAAGCTGATAAATTGTTATCTGATCTGAAAAATTCTAACCATGTTTTCGCGActtctattattttaatagttACAGCAATTGCGGTAGCACTTTCGTTAGAATCCTTTCCTTCAAATATTGAAAGATACTTTTCGGCTGTTAATCATAGCGCCATTGAACTATCGGATGcattaaattcaaaaattgatgactttttaaatgagGAGGTAATATTTCGACTATGGAGAAATATTGACAGAATTCGACTGCATGCTATAAGGGCGCAACTTTGCATGCGAAACCAGTTTCGAAGTATGAACACTGATCTATGTTATGCAATTCATTACGCATGTTTTGTTAATCcaatctttcaaaatacTGATACCGAGTATGAAGCAAATATGGAGGTTTGGCTTTCGATTTGTGAGATAGATGCTTTGGAATGTGTTTTACGATCTTGCCAGCCTTGGGTTCAGCACGATATTTACGGCAAACTTCTCTCTCAGCGAAAAATGGGTTCAGATGTTATTAGTTATGAGTTTCACTCACTACTCGGGCAATTGTTAACTTGTGGTTTGGAAATATATAAAGCTATTCATACTTCGACTGTAAACGAATTCGTTAACTCTATTCAGTTTTATGAAAGTCAACTATCGCTGGTTTTAATGGAAATAGAGTCGAAGTTTTCTAATATCGATGGATCAGATATTCATTTTCGCTATTTATTTCTCAAAACCGTATTTTGGACAGTACgtaaaaatctttatcaaGGTTTTATTACTGTGAGCCGTACTTTAGTACCCAATTATCCAGATATTGTTCAAAAGCTTGGCCAAACATCGATACAGTTGTCACGATTAATTAGCAATTCAATGGATTGTTTCGAAAAATACGGTTGGCTGAAAGCAATGTTAATTTTAGTTACACATACGTTTCTTATAATACATGTTTGTTCCGAAAGGGGTTACGATGTCCCAAAGGATTTTTGGAATGTAACTGCATCAGTACAGGCTACCCTtgaggaaaagaaatatcCGGGAATTGTATGGGAAAGGATTCATTACGTTCTGAATATATACACGACAATCAATTCGGTAGAACCAGAGCTCTCAGAAGACCATGGAGATTTGGACGACCAAAACCTTTTTCAGGTTTTTACCGacatatttgattttaattttaattttccaTTACCAAACttataa